A genomic window from Flavobacterium azooxidireducens includes:
- a CDS encoding heavy metal translocating P-type ATPase, which yields MKTEKTHLYAIPLENVESEHCAMIVDKGLQSVKGIASHKVELNNKQAIIESEKPEIAIPDAVKAIRDLGYDVSTTTQTIPVLQMTCASCAVSVESVIQFLPGVVAASVNYASAEVKVEYIPSLVSLNKMREAVQSIGYDLFLNQSDVNQETLEDIHTRKQKQLKIRTFGAIILSVPLVAIAMFFMNIPYANYIMWVLATPVIIGFGKDFFINAWKQLKHRSANMDTLVALSTGVAYIFSVFNTLFPNYWHSKGLHAHVYFEAAAVVIAFILLGKLLEENAKGNTSSAIKKLIGLQPKTVTVINQENIQTQLPIEQVTVGMTILVKPGEKVAVDGIVVQGSSFVDESMLSGEPIPVKKEANDKVFSGTINQKSSFQFKAEKVGTDTMLSQIIKMVQDAQGSKAPVQKMVDKIASIFVPIVIGIAVLSLIVWIIFGGQDGFTQGLLALVTVLVIACPCALGLATPTAIMVGVGKGAEQGILIKDAESLELAKKIDTIILDKTGTITKGKPAVTNVVWTEETESLKQILLTIEKQSEHPLAEAVVHFYKEVKTVDIQHIESITGKGVKADFNGQNYFIGNQKLLVENNISIDKSLEKNASEWLAEAKTVIWFTDDKKALAVIAIADEIKETSIEAIKELQKMNIEVYMLTGDNSNTAKAVAEKVGIRNFKGEVLPKDKADFVKELQAKGKTVAMVGDGINDSTALAQANVSIAMGKGSDIAIDVAKMTIISSDLTKIPIAIKLSTKTVNTIKQNLFWAFIYNIIGIPIAAGILYPINGFLLNPMIAGAAMALSSVSVVANSLRLKYYN from the coding sequence ATGAAAACAGAGAAAACACATTTGTATGCAATACCATTAGAAAATGTTGAAAGTGAGCATTGTGCTATGATTGTTGATAAAGGATTACAATCAGTTAAAGGGATTGCTAGTCACAAAGTAGAATTAAATAACAAACAAGCAATAATCGAATCCGAAAAACCGGAAATAGCGATCCCAGATGCTGTTAAAGCCATTCGTGACTTGGGTTATGATGTTTCAACAACAACCCAAACAATACCTGTACTTCAAATGACTTGTGCTTCTTGTGCAGTAAGCGTGGAAAGTGTAATTCAATTTTTACCGGGTGTTGTAGCTGCTTCCGTTAATTATGCATCAGCAGAAGTTAAAGTTGAATATATTCCAAGTTTGGTTTCATTAAACAAAATGCGTGAAGCCGTTCAAAGTATTGGTTACGATTTATTCTTAAATCAAAGTGATGTCAATCAGGAAACCTTAGAAGATATTCATACTAGAAAACAAAAACAGTTAAAAATTAGAACTTTTGGTGCAATAATACTTTCTGTACCTCTAGTTGCAATTGCTATGTTTTTTATGAATATTCCCTATGCTAATTATATCATGTGGGTTTTAGCAACACCAGTAATTATTGGTTTTGGTAAAGATTTTTTCATAAATGCGTGGAAACAATTAAAGCATCGTTCAGCAAATATGGACACTTTAGTAGCGTTGAGTACAGGAGTGGCTTACATTTTTAGTGTGTTCAATACGCTTTTTCCAAATTACTGGCATTCAAAAGGATTACATGCACACGTTTATTTTGAAGCAGCAGCAGTAGTCATTGCCTTCATTCTTTTAGGAAAACTACTGGAAGAAAATGCAAAAGGAAATACTTCTTCAGCAATTAAAAAATTAATTGGGTTACAACCTAAAACCGTCACGGTAATCAATCAAGAGAATATCCAAACGCAATTACCAATCGAACAAGTTACGGTAGGAATGACAATTTTAGTAAAACCCGGTGAAAAAGTAGCTGTAGATGGTATAGTGGTTCAAGGAAGTTCTTTTGTTGATGAAAGTATGCTAAGTGGTGAACCCATTCCTGTAAAAAAGGAAGCGAATGATAAAGTGTTTTCTGGAACCATTAATCAAAAAAGTAGTTTCCAATTTAAAGCTGAAAAAGTAGGTACTGATACGATGCTTTCCCAAATCATAAAAATGGTTCAAGATGCTCAAGGTAGTAAAGCACCAGTTCAAAAAATGGTAGATAAGATTGCTAGTATTTTTGTTCCAATCGTTATTGGAATTGCAGTTTTATCCCTAATAGTATGGATAATTTTTGGAGGACAAGATGGATTCACCCAAGGATTATTAGCCTTAGTAACTGTTTTGGTTATTGCATGTCCGTGTGCATTAGGTTTAGCTACTCCAACCGCAATTATGGTAGGTGTTGGAAAAGGTGCAGAACAAGGAATTTTAATTAAAGATGCCGAAAGTTTAGAATTAGCAAAGAAAATCGACACAATTATTTTAGACAAAACAGGAACTATTACAAAAGGAAAACCTGCTGTAACGAATGTTGTTTGGACTGAAGAAACAGAAAGTTTAAAACAGATCTTGCTAACCATTGAAAAACAATCTGAACATCCATTGGCGGAGGCGGTTGTCCATTTTTATAAAGAGGTCAAAACAGTTGATATCCAACATATCGAAAGTATTACAGGCAAAGGAGTTAAAGCAGATTTTAACGGTCAAAATTACTTTATTGGTAACCAAAAACTGCTAGTAGAAAACAATATATCCATAGATAAAAGTCTTGAAAAGAATGCATCAGAATGGTTAGCAGAGGCCAAAACTGTTATTTGGTTTACCGATGATAAAAAAGCATTAGCTGTTATCGCAATTGCCGATGAAATCAAAGAAACATCCATTGAAGCAATCAAGGAATTGCAAAAGATGAATATCGAAGTGTACATGCTTACTGGTGATAATAGTAATACTGCTAAAGCTGTGGCTGAAAAAGTAGGTATTAGAAATTTCAAAGGAGAGGTTTTACCAAAAGATAAAGCAGATTTTGTAAAAGAATTACAAGCGAAAGGCAAAACTGTAGCCATGGTGGGGGACGGTATAAATGACAGCACCGCTCTAGCACAAGCCAATGTAAGTATTGCAATGGGTAAAGGAAGTGATATTGCCATTGATGTGGCAAAAATGACGATAATTTCTTCCGATCTTACTAAAATCCCAATAGCCATAAAGCTGTCAACTAAAACGGTAAATACCATCAAGCAAAATCTATTTTGGGCTTTTATCTACAATATTATCGGAATTCCAATTGCAGCAGGAATTCTATATCCAATAAATGGGTTTTTACTTAATCCGATGATTGCAGGAGCGGCAATGGCTTTAAGTAGTGTGAGTGTGGTTGCAAATAGTTTGCGACTGAAATATTATAACTAA
- a CDS encoding heavy-metal-associated domain-containing protein — MENNTLKFKTNINCMGCVSKVTPELDKLSAIENWEVDIRNKDKVLTVEASSDKQDEIISAVEKAGFKIEKINS; from the coding sequence ATGGAAAATAACACCTTAAAATTCAAAACAAATATCAATTGTATGGGTTGTGTGTCCAAAGTGACACCGGAATTAGATAAACTTTCAGCTATTGAAAATTGGGAAGTTGACATCAGAAATAAAGATAAAGTTTTGACTGTGGAAGCATCTTCAGACAAACAAGACGAAATAATCTCAGCGGTTGAAAAAGCAGGGTTTAAAATCGAGAAAATAAATTCTTAA
- a CDS encoding multicopper oxidase family protein produces MNNQKNLFKKLLPIVILVLATQTLFSQNIVRYDLYVRDTIVNFSGKEKRAIAVNGQIPMPTLTFTEGDIAEIYVHNELKESTSLHWHGLFLPNKEDGVPHLTQMPIEPGTTHKYTFPIIQNGTHWYHSHSGLQEQIGMYGMFIMNKKADDKTFRKGIDDLPIVPVILSEWTDLKPENVHRMLHNASDWFAIKKGSTQSYSEAIKQGHFKTKIGNEWKRMNAMDVSDVYYEKFLINGKNESQLTQFKGGDKVRLRIANGGASSYFWLTYAGGKITVVASDGNDVEPVEVDRLLIAVSETYDVVVTIPADNTSYEFLATAEDRTKSASLYLGNGIKQLISPLPKLKYFEGMKMMNDMMKMNGELNDMGMQMSLNQMDMNVVMYPEITGESKAKSGDKKEMNHNHSNHNQNHGNEMTAIKTLNYAMLKSTEKTTLPKDTPVKELRFELTGNMNRYVWSLDNKVISETDKILIKKGENIRITLYNNSMMRHPMHLHGHDFRIINGQEEYAPLKNVMDLMPMETNVIEFNANIEGDWFFHCHILYHMMAGMGRIFTYKNQEPNPLIPNPKLAERKLFADDRAFHIMAENDFATNGNDGMAMIQNTRWSLGAEWRLGYHDMHGYEAEFHLGRYIGKMQWLMPFIGFDWRYRKMNGEVEKNIFGQENTKDRRAVLSAGVNYTLPMLVMAQAEVFQDGNVRFQLMREDIPISKRLRMGFMVNTDTEYMLEAKYILKRNFSIRTHYDSDMGFGVGLNLNY; encoded by the coding sequence ATGAATAATCAAAAGAACCTTTTCAAAAAACTGTTGCCTATCGTAATCCTCGTTTTGGCTACACAAACGCTGTTTTCGCAAAACATTGTCCGATACGATTTATACGTTAGGGATACTATCGTTAATTTTTCCGGAAAAGAAAAAAGAGCCATTGCGGTAAATGGTCAAATTCCCATGCCTACGCTTACTTTTACGGAAGGTGATATTGCTGAAATTTATGTGCATAACGAATTGAAGGAAAGTACTTCCTTGCACTGGCACGGACTATTTTTACCCAACAAAGAAGATGGTGTGCCTCATCTCACTCAGATGCCAATTGAACCAGGAACTACTCATAAATACACGTTTCCTATAATTCAAAACGGAACCCATTGGTACCACAGTCATTCGGGTTTACAGGAACAAATCGGGATGTATGGTATGTTTATTATGAATAAAAAAGCAGATGATAAAACCTTCCGAAAAGGAATTGATGATTTGCCAATTGTACCTGTAATTCTTAGCGAATGGACGGATTTAAAACCTGAGAATGTGCACAGAATGTTGCACAATGCTTCCGACTGGTTTGCGATAAAAAAAGGTTCTACCCAAAGTTACTCGGAAGCCATCAAACAAGGGCATTTTAAAACGAAAATTGGTAACGAATGGAAACGAATGAATGCTATGGATGTGAGTGATGTGTATTATGAAAAGTTTCTCATCAATGGTAAAAATGAAAGTCAGTTAACCCAGTTCAAAGGTGGAGATAAAGTACGACTTCGCATTGCAAACGGTGGTGCATCCTCTTATTTTTGGCTAACGTATGCCGGAGGAAAAATTACAGTAGTTGCCAGTGATGGTAACGATGTAGAACCTGTGGAAGTGGATCGATTGTTAATTGCAGTATCAGAAACGTATGATGTCGTAGTGACAATTCCTGCCGATAACACTTCGTATGAATTTCTAGCCACAGCTGAAGACAGAACTAAATCAGCTTCTTTATACCTTGGAAACGGGATCAAACAATTAATTTCTCCTTTACCAAAATTGAAATATTTTGAAGGAATGAAAATGATGAACGATATGATGAAAATGAACGGAGAGTTAAACGATATGGGAATGCAAATGTCATTAAACCAAATGGATATGAATGTGGTGATGTATCCGGAAATAACAGGTGAATCGAAAGCGAAAAGTGGTGATAAGAAAGAAATGAATCACAATCATTCCAATCATAATCAGAACCATGGAAATGAAATGACAGCGATTAAAACGCTTAATTATGCCATGCTGAAATCTACAGAAAAAACTACGTTACCTAAAGATACTCCGGTAAAAGAACTTCGTTTTGAATTAACCGGAAATATGAATCGGTATGTTTGGAGTTTAGACAATAAAGTAATTTCCGAAACTGACAAAATTTTAATCAAAAAAGGTGAAAATATAAGGATTACACTCTACAATAATTCTATGATGCGTCATCCTATGCATTTACATGGTCACGATTTCAGAATCATTAACGGTCAGGAAGAATACGCTCCGTTAAAAAACGTAATGGATTTAATGCCAATGGAAACTAACGTAATTGAATTTAATGCTAATATAGAAGGCGATTGGTTTTTCCATTGTCACATTTTATATCACATGATGGCAGGAATGGGTAGAATTTTTACTTATAAAAACCAAGAGCCAAACCCCTTAATTCCCAATCCTAAATTAGCAGAACGAAAGCTGTTTGCAGACGATAGAGCTTTTCACATCATGGCTGAAAATGATTTTGCAACCAATGGAAATGATGGTATGGCAATGATACAAAATACACGTTGGAGTTTAGGAGCAGAATGGCGTTTAGGTTACCACGATATGCACGGCTACGAAGCAGAATTTCATTTAGGAAGATACATAGGAAAAATGCAATGGTTGATGCCTTTTATTGGTTTCGACTGGCGATACAGAAAGATGAACGGTGAAGTTGAAAAAAACATCTTCGGTCAAGAAAACACGAAAGACAGAAGAGCAGTTTTAAGTGCCGGAGTTAATTACACGTTACCCATGTTGGTGATGGCTCAAGCAGAAGTTTTTCAAGATGGAAATGTTAGATTTCAATTAATGCGAGAAGATATTCCAATTTCAAAGCGTTTAAGAATGGGATTTATGGTTAATACCGACACCGAATATATGCTTGAAGCAAAATACATTTTAAAAAGAAATTTCAGTATCAGAACACATTATGATAGCGACATGGGATTTGGAGTTGGGTTGAATTTGAATTACTAA
- a CDS encoding AbiH family protein, translating into METVRVKIATRGVKINRLFLIGNGFDLSLGLKTKYTDFLLWLFKKEVVTAIKSGACYAPFPDYKGRYDSFYSEHLQLKLNGFARNELFDVLIDERRSYIPIIEIERIKNFTDFNILINQYGVSIKTYKSSLLMDKLLENSKENWVDIENIYFELLKLIIRNKNSNKEYKDIIDNINNELSIITKYLKEYLTSLEIKISKSESSLYYKHFNAALKTSDFLEINPLKEKVSIGENYFLNFNYTNSLSEILNHFGDYKFYQNFIHGNIQNEEIIFGFGDEMDTIYKEIEELNDNRYFKHIKSFHYFKTPNQRKLQTFLNSGFYQVCIYGHSCGLSDRVMLNEIFEHDNCKSIKIYYYNEEDFTTKTMEISRHFKSNQMMRKKIVDKGGDCLIPQMDK; encoded by the coding sequence ATGGAAACAGTTCGAGTGAAGATTGCAACACGAGGAGTAAAAATCAATAGGTTGTTTTTAATAGGTAATGGGTTTGATTTATCTTTAGGATTAAAAACAAAATATACTGATTTTTTGTTGTGGTTGTTTAAAAAAGAAGTTGTTACTGCAATTAAATCTGGGGCATGTTATGCACCATTTCCTGATTACAAAGGAAGATATGATAGTTTTTATAGTGAACACTTACAATTAAAATTAAATGGCTTTGCAAGAAATGAATTATTTGATGTATTGATCGATGAAAGAAGATCTTACATCCCAATAATAGAAATCGAAAGAATAAAAAATTTTACTGATTTTAATATATTAATTAATCAGTATGGTGTATCTATAAAAACTTACAAGTCTTCTCTCTTAATGGATAAACTTTTAGAAAATTCTAAAGAAAATTGGGTAGACATTGAAAACATTTATTTTGAATTACTAAAACTCATTATCAGAAATAAAAATTCAAATAAAGAATACAAAGATATTATAGATAATATTAATAATGAGTTATCAATAATAACTAAATACTTAAAGGAATATTTGACTAGTTTAGAGATAAAAATTAGTAAAAGTGAATCATCACTTTACTACAAACATTTTAATGCAGCCTTAAAAACCTCTGATTTTTTAGAAATTAATCCCTTAAAAGAAAAAGTTTCAATAGGAGAAAACTATTTTTTAAATTTCAATTATACAAACTCATTGTCTGAAATTTTAAATCATTTTGGAGATTATAAATTTTATCAAAATTTCATTCATGGTAATATACAAAATGAAGAAATAATTTTTGGTTTTGGTGATGAAATGGACACAATATATAAAGAGATTGAAGAGCTAAATGATAATAGATATTTTAAACACATCAAATCATTTCATTATTTTAAAACACCTAATCAAAGAAAACTGCAAACATTCTTAAACTCCGGTTTTTATCAAGTTTGTATTTATGGTCATTCCTGTGGTTTATCAGATAGGGTAATGCTTAATGAAATTTTTGAACACGATAACTGTAAATCTATAAAAATATACTATTACAATGAGGAAGATTTTACTACTAAAACAATGGAAATTTCCAGACATTTCAAAAGTAATCAAATGATGAGAAAGAAAATTGTTGACAAAGGTGGTGATTGTTTGATACCTCAAATGGATAAGTAA